Below is a genomic region from Hyalangium minutum.
GAGAGCTGGGTCTCACCCTTCGGAGTGATCTTGCCCACCAGCACGTCACCGGGCTTCACCTCGGCGCCGATGCGGATGATGCCGCTCTCGTCGAGGTCCTTGAGGGCCTCCTCACCCACGTTCGGGATGTCGCGGGTGATCTCCTCCTTACCGAGCTTGGTGTCGCGCGCGATGCACTCGAACTCCTCGATGTGGATGGACGTGAAGATGTCCTCCTTGAGGATGCGCTCGCTGATGAGGATGGAGTCCTCGAAGTTGTAGCCCTGCCACGGCATGAACGCGACGACCACGTTCTGGCCGAGCGCCAGCTCACCGGTCTCGGTGGCCGGACCATCCGCGATCACGTCGCCCTTCCTCACCTTGTCGCCCTTGCGGACGATGGGCTTCTGGTTGAGGCACGTGTTCTGGTTGGAGCGCTGGTACTTGAGCAGGTTGTAGATGTCCACCTCGGAGGACACGTCGCTCAGGTTCGCGGGAGTCTCCGCCTTGACGACGATGCGGCTGGCGTCCACGGACTCCACGATGCCATCGCGCCGGGCCACGCAGGTGACGCCGGAGTCGCGGGCCACAATGGCCTCGATGCCGGTGCCCACGAGCGGAGCGGCGGTGCGCAGCAGCGGAACGGCCTGACGCTGCATGTTGGAGCCCATGAGCGCGCGGTTCGCGTCGTCGTTCTCGAGGAACGGGATGAGCGAGGCGGCCACGGACACCAGCTGGTTCGGGGACACGTCCATCAGGTCCACGTCCTCGGCCTTGGCCTGGACGAACTCACCACCGCGGCGAGAGGACACGAGGGGGTTGAGGAACTTGCCCTTCTTGTCAGTCTCCGCGTTGGCCTGGCCGATGGTGTGCTTCTCCTCCTCGAGCGCGGAGTAGAAGGCCACGTCCGCGGTCACCGAGCCCGCCTCGACCTTGCGGTACGGCGTCTCTACGAAGCCGAACTCGTTGACGCGGGCATAGGTGGACAGCGACGCGATGAGGCCGATGTTCGGACCTTCTGGCGTCTCGATGGGGCAGATGCGGCCGTAGTGCGTCGGGTGCACGTCGCGCACCTCGAAGCCCGCACGCTCGCGGGTGAGGCCGCCGGGCCCGAGGGCGGACAGACGCCGCTTGTGCGTCACCTCGGACAGGGGGTTCGTCTGGTCCATGAACTGGGACAGCTGGCTGGACCCGAAGAACTCCTTGATCACCGCCGTGACAGGCTTGGCGTTGATCAGGTCGTGCGGCATGAGCGTCTCGATCTCCTGGAGGCTCATGCGCTCCTTGATGGCGCGCTCCATGCGGACCAGACCGATGCGGTACTGGTTCTCGAGCAGCTCGCCCACCGCGCGGACGCGGCGGTTGCCGAGGTGGTCGATGTCGTCAATCGTCCCCTTGCCGTTCTTGAGGTCCACTAGGTAGCGGATGACCTCGAGGATGTCGCGCTTGGTGAGGATCTGCCCGTCGAGCGGCTCCTCGAGGCTGAACTTGAAGTTCAGCTTGAGGCGGCCGACCTTGGACAGGTCGTAGCGCTCGGGATTGAAGAACAGGTTGCTGAAGAGGTTGGTGGCCGTCTCCGGTGTCGGAGGATCGCCCGGACGCAGGCGGCGGTAGATCTCCATGATCGCCTGCTCAGGGGTCTCGATCTTGTCCATCATCAGCGTCTCACGCAGGTACGGACCCACGTTGAGGTTGTCGATGAACAGGACCTTGAACTCCTTGATGTCGCGCTTGAGGAGATCGTCCACCTTCTCCTGGCTGACCTCCTCGTTGCACTCGAGGATGACCTCGCCGGTGTTCTCGTCCACCACGTCGTAGGCGGACACCTTGGTGAAGAGCTCGTCCGAGTCGATAGGGAGCGTCTTCATCTTGGCCGCCTCAAGCTTCTTGATGGCGGCGCGGGTGAACTTGCGGTTCTTCTTGACGATCAGGTCGCCCGTCTTCGTCTTGATGTCCCGCGTGGCACGCTGACCGGGCAGCAGCTCGAGCTCGACGGACTTCTCGAACTCGGTGCCGCTCTGCAGGTAGATGGTCTCGGTCGCGTAGTAGTAGTTCAGGATCTCCTCGGTGGAGCCCTTGAACTCGAGTGGGTTCTTCTTGGCGGTATCGCCCACGGCGCCCAGCGCGCGGATCAGCACCGTGGCCGGCAGCTTGCGGCGCCGGTCGATGCGCACGTACAGCAGGTCCTTGTGGTCGAACTCGAAGTCGATCCACGAGCCGCGGTACGGAATGATGCGGGCGTTGTAGAGCAGCTTGCCAGACGAGTGGCTCTTGCCCTTGTCGTGGTCGAAGAAGGCGCCAGGGCTGCGGTGCAGCTGGCTGACGACCACGCGCTCGGTCCCGTTGATGATGAAGGTGCCGTTCTGGGTCATCAGCGGGATTTCGCCGAAATAGACCTCCTGCTCCTTCACATCGCGGATGGACTGGGCGCCGGTCTCCTCGTCCTTATCCCAGACAACCAGGCGGACGACGACCTTGATGGGCGCGGAGTACGTCATACCGCGCTGGTGGCACTCATCGACGTCGTACTTCGGCTTCTCCAGATGGTAGCTGACGAACTCCAGCGAGGAAGTCTCGTTGAAGTCGCGGATCGGGAACACCGACTTGAACACACCCTGAAGACCGATGTCCTCGCGCTTCTCCGGGGCGATATCGGCCTGGAGGAACTTCTCGTAGGATTGCTTCTGGATGTTGATGAGATTGGGAATGTCGATGATCTTCGCGATCTTGGCGAAGGTCTTCCGCACGCGGAAGTTGTTCTGGATCTGCGTCGGCATTCGTTCTCCGGGGACGGGCACTGCTCGGACGGGCAAACTTCAGTAACGCTCGGAAGCGTCGGGAAATTTGGAATCTTCAAATGGGCAAAGCCGGTACCCCCTCCAAGGGAGCACCGGCCTGCTCATCCGATCAGGTAGGCGCCGAGGAAACTTCCCAAACCCAGCGCCTCCCGAGGGGAACTACTTGACCTCGACGGTCGCGCCAGCGGCGGTGAGCTGCTCCTTGATCTTCTTGGCGTCGTCCTTGTTGACGCCCTCCTTGACCGTCTTGGGAGCGCCCTCGACCAGGTCCTTGGCCTCCTTCAGGCCCAGGCCGGTGATCGCGCGGATCTCCTTGATGACGTTGATCTTGTTGGCGCCCGCGTTGGCCAGG
It encodes:
- the rpoB gene encoding DNA-directed RNA polymerase subunit beta, giving the protein MPTQIQNNFRVRKTFAKIAKIIDIPNLINIQKQSYEKFLQADIAPEKREDIGLQGVFKSVFPIRDFNETSSLEFVSYHLEKPKYDVDECHQRGMTYSAPIKVVVRLVVWDKDEETGAQSIRDVKEQEVYFGEIPLMTQNGTFIINGTERVVVSQLHRSPGAFFDHDKGKSHSSGKLLYNARIIPYRGSWIDFEFDHKDLLYVRIDRRRKLPATVLIRALGAVGDTAKKNPLEFKGSTEEILNYYYATETIYLQSGTEFEKSVELELLPGQRATRDIKTKTGDLIVKKNRKFTRAAIKKLEAAKMKTLPIDSDELFTKVSAYDVVDENTGEVILECNEEVSQEKVDDLLKRDIKEFKVLFIDNLNVGPYLRETLMMDKIETPEQAIMEIYRRLRPGDPPTPETATNLFSNLFFNPERYDLSKVGRLKLNFKFSLEEPLDGQILTKRDILEVIRYLVDLKNGKGTIDDIDHLGNRRVRAVGELLENQYRIGLVRMERAIKERMSLQEIETLMPHDLINAKPVTAVIKEFFGSSQLSQFMDQTNPLSEVTHKRRLSALGPGGLTRERAGFEVRDVHPTHYGRICPIETPEGPNIGLIASLSTYARVNEFGFVETPYRKVEAGSVTADVAFYSALEEEKHTIGQANAETDKKGKFLNPLVSSRRGGEFVQAKAEDVDLMDVSPNQLVSVAASLIPFLENDDANRALMGSNMQRQAVPLLRTAAPLVGTGIEAIVARDSGVTCVARRDGIVESVDASRIVVKAETPANLSDVSSEVDIYNLLKYQRSNQNTCLNQKPIVRKGDKVRKGDVIADGPATETGELALGQNVVVAFMPWQGYNFEDSILISERILKEDIFTSIHIEEFECIARDTKLGKEEITRDIPNVGEEALKDLDESGIIRIGAEVKPGDVLVGKITPKGETQLSPEEKLLRAIFGEKAGDVRDSSLRVPPGVVGTVINAKVFSRKGVEKDERAKQIESAEEAKLLKDQNDEIKVLQDSAYNRIRALLRTKEAQGKLVDDKGKILLKKGDILNDELLATVPYKYWAEISVGDPLDGRIRDILKNLEETKEAVKLAFGEKIARIKKGDELPPGVIKMVKVYVAIKRKLAVGDKMAGRHGNKGVVSRILPEEDLPYLEDGRPVDIVLNPLGVPSRMNIGQILETHLGWAAKGVGEQLQRYIDENYSGENLKKQLKVVYDDKAFGDFVDTLPDDEVKILCQRLKKGIHVATPVFDGARETEIHSLFDEARLPRTGQMVLFDGRTGEPFDQNVTVGVMYILKLHHLVDEKIHARSIGPYSLVTQQPLGGKAQFGGQRLGEMEVWAMEAYGAAYTLQEFLTVKSDDVVGRTRMYEAIVKGDNVLESGLPESFNVLLKELQSLALDVELLESAPPERQRSFGADFGGGGDGEDRKTGTEA
- the rplL gene encoding 50S ribosomal protein L7/L12 produces the protein MAADINALIDQLSQLTVMEAANLVKELEKKWGVSAAAVAVAAGPAAGAAAAAPVEEKTEFTVVLANAGANKINVIKEIRAITGLGLKEAKDLVEGAPKTVKEGVNKDDAKKIKEQLTAAGATVEVK